From Ammoniphilus oxalaticus, the proteins below share one genomic window:
- a CDS encoding response regulator transcription factor, which translates to MATILIVEDEIPINELIKRNLQSVGHTCISVFDGRAAIDELTQNEVDLVLLDVMLPEIDGYEVFQQMEKTPTIFLTARSSLMDKVKGLTLGADDYLVKPFEILELLARVDAVLRRTQKESKHFELDGLKVDFESRQVFLNESPIECTPKEFDLLEVLVNNRNIALSRDKLLELAWGYDYEGDTRTVDVHIQKLRKKLDMESRIKTVYKIGYRLEI; encoded by the coding sequence GTGGCAACAATTTTAATTGTTGAGGATGAAATTCCAATCAATGAATTAATTAAAAGAAATCTACAATCCGTAGGACATACATGTATTTCCGTTTTTGATGGTAGGGCAGCTATTGATGAGTTGACACAAAACGAAGTGGATCTCGTTTTGTTGGACGTCATGCTTCCAGAAATTGATGGTTATGAGGTTTTTCAGCAAATGGAAAAGACACCTACGATCTTCCTGACGGCGCGAAGTAGCTTAATGGATAAGGTGAAGGGTTTGACCCTCGGCGCTGACGATTATTTAGTCAAACCATTTGAGATCTTAGAATTGTTGGCGCGAGTGGATGCTGTGTTAAGACGTACCCAAAAGGAAAGCAAGCATTTTGAGCTTGATGGGCTAAAGGTAGATTTTGAGAGCAGACAAGTATTTTTGAATGAATCTCCGATTGAATGTACCCCTAAAGAATTCGATCTATTAGAGGTGTTGGTGAACAATCGTAATATTGCTCTATCACGGGATAAGCTGTTAGAGCTTGCTTGGGGATATGATTATGAAGGGGATACAAGGACGGTGGACGTTCATATTCAAAAGCTAAGAAAGAAGTTAGACATGGAATCTAGAATTAAAACGGTCTATAAAATTGGTTATCGTTTGGAAATTTAG
- a CDS encoding response regulator transcription factor, which produces MFRKGGAWFTKKKAHRVLVIDDEAPMRKLLEVYLRDSLYDVLTASGGDQAVDMLKKGSFDLVLLDIMMPYKDGWAVCREIRSFSDIPIIMLTARDQTVDKVKGLKLGADDYITKPFEEMELLARIEALFRRSEPKGPTEPQSQSHGITIDPTTHSVFANGQPIELTPKEFELLYTFLTNKGRVYNRELLLEMIWDLDYEGDLRTVDTHVKNLREKLRKHGLDANSIIKTVWGVGYKGQ; this is translated from the coding sequence ATGTTCCGCAAAGGAGGAGCGTGGTTCACTAAGAAAAAAGCTCACCGAGTGCTTGTTATAGATGATGAAGCGCCAATGAGAAAGTTGTTGGAAGTGTATTTGCGAGACAGCCTGTACGATGTTCTAACCGCATCAGGTGGGGATCAGGCTGTGGATATGTTGAAAAAGGGCTCATTTGATTTGGTGTTATTAGATATTATGATGCCATATAAGGATGGTTGGGCAGTCTGTCGAGAAATTCGATCTTTTAGTGATATTCCCATTATTATGTTAACGGCTCGGGATCAGACGGTTGATAAGGTGAAAGGGCTCAAATTAGGGGCGGATGATTACATTACGAAACCCTTTGAGGAAATGGAGTTATTGGCTCGAATTGAAGCGTTATTTAGGAGGTCTGAACCAAAAGGACCGACCGAACCCCAATCACAGTCCCATGGAATTACGATTGATCCCACAACCCATTCTGTTTTTGCGAATGGACAACCGATCGAACTCACGCCAAAGGAATTTGAATTATTGTATACTTTTCTTACGAATAAGGGGCGCGTCTATAATCGTGAACTATTATTAGAGATGATCTGGGATTTGGATTATGAGGGGGATCTACGCACGGTCGATACCCATGTTAAGAATTTACGGGAAAAATTAAGGAAACATGGGTTGGATGCCAATTCAATTATTAAAACGGTGTGGGGAGTAGGGTATAAAGGACAATAG
- a CDS encoding multicopper oxidase family protein: MKKMLFLILASALVLSACSAKTDGDVAEPEDHSMDGMAMGHDHHEPDLNHSTGENELKLPPILKSDKETEDEIHYTVDAQKGQTEIFDGYQTDTLGYNSSFLGPVLKVKKGQTVHINTKNSLDEDTTFHWHGLVIAGAADGGPHSVIKPGESKEITFKVDQGAATLWFHPHPLGNTAEQVFNGLAGLFYIEDDEADQLDLPNEYGKNDFPLIIQDKTFDEEKQLNFTEVKDEDGMMGDTLLVNGTVNPSLTIGKEKVRLRLLNGSNMRNYVFKLSNDQAFTQIASDGGLLNEPIELKELQLTPSERAEIVVDFSKLQDTDQLALLTGEDTVVLPFNVKEERTGGDNVNIPKQMNSIAVTDEEKSMKVTKEIVLDGMAEDVTINGKKLDIDRIDFTQKKGEVEVWEIYNKPDEMGGMIHPFHIHGTQFKVISINDELPPENLRGYKDTVSLDSGDRVKLAVRFDEPGIFMYHCHILEHEDNGMMGQVKVE; this comes from the coding sequence ATGAAGAAAATGTTGTTTTTAATTTTGGCGAGCGCCCTTGTGTTAAGCGCGTGTAGCGCGAAGACGGATGGTGATGTGGCTGAACCTGAAGATCATTCAATGGATGGGATGGCTATGGGACATGATCATCACGAACCCGATTTAAATCATTCGACTGGAGAAAATGAATTGAAATTGCCGCCCATTTTAAAGAGCGACAAGGAAACAGAAGACGAAATTCATTATACGGTTGATGCTCAAAAGGGTCAAACAGAAATATTCGATGGTTACCAAACGGATACGTTAGGTTACAACTCCTCGTTTTTAGGCCCGGTTTTAAAAGTGAAAAAAGGGCAAACCGTCCACATTAACACGAAGAACAGTTTGGATGAGGATACGACATTTCACTGGCATGGGTTGGTTATTGCCGGAGCGGCCGATGGAGGTCCTCATAGTGTGATCAAACCGGGGGAAAGCAAAGAAATTACGTTTAAAGTCGATCAGGGAGCGGCCACTCTTTGGTTTCATCCCCATCCATTAGGAAATACAGCCGAACAGGTTTTTAATGGTCTTGCGGGATTGTTTTATATTGAAGACGATGAAGCGGATCAACTGGATTTACCAAACGAATACGGCAAAAATGATTTTCCATTAATTATTCAAGATAAGACGTTCGATGAAGAGAAGCAATTGAATTTTACTGAAGTGAAAGATGAAGATGGAATGATGGGGGATACTCTATTAGTCAATGGCACAGTCAATCCGAGCTTAACCATTGGAAAGGAAAAGGTGCGTTTGCGTTTGTTAAATGGTTCGAACATGCGGAACTATGTGTTTAAGTTGAGTAATGATCAGGCCTTTACACAAATTGCGTCAGACGGAGGCTTGTTAAACGAACCGATTGAATTAAAGGAATTACAATTAACCCCTTCGGAAAGAGCGGAAATTGTAGTTGATTTTTCTAAATTACAAGATACGGATCAGCTCGCTTTACTTACAGGCGAGGACACTGTTGTGTTACCGTTCAATGTGAAAGAGGAGCGAACAGGGGGAGATAACGTAAACATTCCGAAGCAAATGAATTCCATTGCGGTAACTGACGAGGAAAAGAGCATGAAGGTGACCAAGGAAATAGTGTTAGATGGCATGGCGGAAGATGTTACGATTAACGGGAAGAAATTGGATATAGATAGAATTGATTTTACCCAGAAAAAAGGGGAAGTTGAAGTTTGGGAGATTTACAATAAACCAGATGAAATGGGTGGCATGATTCATCCATTCCATATTCATGGTACCCAATTTAAGGTTATTTCAATCAATGACGAATTACCGCCTGAAAATTTACGAGGATACAAAGATACAGTCTCTTTAGATTCAGGAGATCGAGTGAAGCTCGCGGTCCGATTCGATGAACCTGGGATTTTTATGTATCACTGTCATATTCTAGAGCATGAAGACAATGGGATGATGGGGCAGGTGAAAGTAGAGTAA
- a CDS encoding SHOCT domain-containing protein: MMHMMNNMGVHGFSMFYWMLLQWGLLLGGIYLFIRWINGGKKEDPALQILRERFAKGEITEEEYRDKRNELLR, translated from the coding sequence ATGATGCATATGATGAATAATATGGGTGTACATGGTTTTAGCATGTTTTATTGGATGCTTTTACAATGGGGCCTTCTCCTAGGAGGAATCTATCTGTTTATTCGTTGGATTAATGGAGGTAAAAAAGAAGATCCCGCCCTTCAGATTCTACGCGAACGATTTGCCAAAGGGGAAATTACCGAAGAAGAATATAGGGATAAAAGAAACGAATTGCTTCGTTAG
- a CDS encoding sensor histidine kinase encodes MAQFIRTRVTIKLGLLLFGVFLLIAVALGNIVYTFFVSFYVSHVWEELTQRTESHAAVLSDYFNDSTIDHVVRMEVGANFMVVILDSDKNVLGQSDNMTSEHHDYLDMTYEKQMKFGATVEQDWDSKPFLVDQAPVFQGGKEAGTVVLFSSTTPIREAIQSLQRILLTIGLASAIIVGGILFLISRMIARPLLVMRQVTSEIAKGNYDFYLPLRGEDEVAQLAHSIHHMSREIQFYQKQRNDFLADIGHELRTPLTYLKGYSELILGHDVSNEEKQEYLTVINEQSERLQRLVQDLFDLARIDQGVFSFHWEKICLEDVLTDTLSVVESSMDAKGILIEYCPPEKKIMVKGDRQRLGQVFINILDNARYYTPEGGSVFVRYQRNAAEVIIEIEDTGPGIPKAELPFITERLYRVEKSRSKQTGGAGLGLAISSKIIEKHQGYLQIESAEGEGTTFKVNLPLVFVDQAKS; translated from the coding sequence ATGGCGCAGTTTATTCGAACGAGAGTGACGATCAAATTAGGGCTATTACTGTTCGGTGTCTTCTTACTGATTGCAGTGGCCCTTGGAAACATTGTGTATACGTTTTTTGTTTCCTTCTATGTTTCGCATGTGTGGGAAGAATTGACTCAGAGAACAGAAAGTCATGCCGCCGTTTTAAGCGATTATTTCAACGACAGTACGATTGACCATGTTGTACGCATGGAAGTAGGCGCTAACTTTATGGTGGTGATTTTAGACTCGGATAAAAATGTGTTAGGTCAATCTGACAACATGACTTCCGAACATCACGACTATTTGGATATGACATATGAGAAACAAATGAAATTTGGAGCCACGGTCGAGCAAGATTGGGATTCGAAACCATTCCTTGTCGATCAAGCGCCTGTTTTCCAGGGCGGCAAGGAAGCGGGAACCGTTGTTTTGTTTAGTTCCACAACACCGATTCGCGAGGCAATTCAATCATTACAACGTATCTTGCTCACGATCGGACTCGCTTCCGCTATTATTGTCGGCGGTATCTTGTTTTTAATTTCGAGAATGATCGCTCGTCCTCTGCTTGTCATGAGGCAAGTCACTAGTGAAATTGCAAAGGGGAATTATGATTTTTATTTGCCGTTGAGGGGGGAGGATGAGGTTGCTCAACTTGCCCACTCGATCCATCATATGTCGAGGGAAATTCAGTTTTATCAGAAGCAACGCAATGACTTTTTAGCCGATATTGGTCATGAGTTGCGAACACCATTAACGTATCTTAAAGGGTATTCCGAATTAATATTAGGTCACGACGTGTCTAACGAAGAAAAACAAGAGTATCTTACGGTTATTAATGAACAGAGCGAACGCCTGCAACGATTGGTGCAAGATTTATTTGATTTAGCCAGAATTGATCAAGGGGTTTTCTCGTTTCACTGGGAAAAGATCTGTTTAGAAGACGTCCTGACTGACACCCTTTCAGTCGTCGAATCGTCGATGGATGCAAAAGGGATTCTCATTGAATATTGTCCTCCCGAGAAAAAAATTATGGTTAAAGGAGATCGTCAACGGTTGGGACAAGTGTTTATCAATATCTTGGATAACGCGCGTTATTATACCCCTGAGGGCGGAAGCGTTTTTGTTCGTTATCAGCGGAATGCAGCGGAAGTTATCATCGAGATCGAAGATACAGGACCGGGTATTCCGAAAGCAGAACTTCCTTTTATTACGGAACGGTTATATCGGGTGGAAAAATCACGCTCTAAACAAACAGGAGGCGCTGGGTTAGGTTTAGCTATCAGCTCCAAAATTATTGAAAAGCATCAAGGTTATTTACAGATCGAGAGCGCCGAGGGAGAAGGGACGACGTTTAAAGTGAATTTACCCCTTGTATTTGTAGATCAAGCTAAATCCTAA